The Paenibacillus spongiae nucleotide sequence CCCGAGACGTACAAATATTTATCGTTGTCGCTGTAAATGAAGGCATTCATCAAATAGGCGTCGATGTTTCCGTTCCAGACGGCATGGCTTGGCGCGCCGGTGAGCGGGATTTCATCCGCTTCCCCGTTGTCGTTCGGATCCTTTTCTTTAAATGCTTTCAACACCCTGTACAGCTCATCGGTCGTCGTCGGCATGGATAGCCCCAGCTTGTCCAGCCATTCTTGGTTGATCCAGTATTTCAGCGGATAGCTGCAATGATAGCATTCATTGACTCTGGGCAGCGCATAGATATTGCCGTCCGGCGCGGTAACGGAACGACGCATGTATGGTTTCTGGTCCATGACCTTCCGCACATTGGGGGCATACTTCTCGATCAGCTCGTTTAACGGCAGCAGCACGCCCTGCTGCCCATATTTGAGCAAATCGGTTCGGGTGAAATTTCCCTCCAGGAACACTTCCGGATAGTCGCGGCTGACCAGCAGAATCCGCGATTTGTCCTTCATCGCATCTTCGGGCGCAACGCTCCACTTGATACGGACGCCGAATTTCTCCTCCACATGTTTGGTGAAATCATTCTCTTCCCATGGGGCTTGGCGCTTTGGTGCGAAGAACGTCAGTGTAACGTCCCCTGATTCTTCCTTCTCGCTCCTCTCCCCGGTTGCGTTCAACCCGTCGAGGTTGCCGCAGCCCAATAAGAGTACGCTTGCGGTCAGCATAAGGATAAAACACAAAACCCGTCTCAATGCAACCCCTCCGTCTCTAAGCGAATGTACGACCCGCCCGGCGATTGAAGTCATTGGAGCATTCCCGTCGGTCGTAATCAGCCCTTCCAGCCTCAATTGCGCTTTCGGAATTCTCCCGGCGACATGCCGGCGACGTTCTTGAATACCCGATTGAACGAGATGTAGCTCGGATACCCGACCGATTCGCTGATCTCCTGAATCGTCCGCTTCGTATCCAGCAGCTGCCGCTTGGCATTCTCGATCCGGATACGCATCAGGAAGTCGACGAACTTCTCGCCAAACTCGTCTTTGAACAGCTTGCTTAAATATTTGCCATTCATATGGAACACTTCGCTCAGATGGTCGAGCGACAAATTGGGGTTGGCGTAATGATCTTCAATATACTTGCGAACCTCCCGAATGACGGTCCGGTACTGCTTGGAATCGCGCAGCTTCATGAGATCCGAGGAGATGGCGTCCAGAACATCGAGACATAGCCGTTCTGCCTCCTCGAGCGTATCCCATTGATCCGTCGCATATTGAAGATCCGCCGGCGCCTTCTGCTTCCATACGTCCTGATACTCCTTCGACAGAGAGGTCATCGCCCGGTCAAGATGGTCGATCAGCACGCGCATCAGGCTGACGACATCCTGTCTTGGCAGCACCGACCTTCGAATTTCCGTGAAGAACAGACTGTATTCTTCTTTCCATCCTTCATCGCATATTCGAAACCGATCCACCAGCGCATGGATCGCTTTCATATGCCCGTACATTTCTTTCTGCGCGCTCATGGCCGGTTCATGGCGGATGATGCGGTTTTTGCCGAGCACGGCCTTATAATCCAGCGTCAGGAGCGCCGCCCGGAATGACGCCCGAAGATCGGAAGGGTTATCGACCTCCGTTCCGGTACCGACCGTTACGGTAAAGCTTAACTCCCGCTCCACCCATACCCGGTAATACTCCAAAATACGGCCCTTAGCCTTCTCCGACTGGTTGTCCGGTAACCATAAGACGCAAGCCATCCTGCGGTCGCTCACCCACTCCGTCCATGCAGACGTATCGAAGATATCCACCGTCTCCTGAACCACAGTGGACAGCACGAATTTGAGAAGCGGTTCGTCATTCCCGCCGTACGTTTTGCGGAAGCCTGCGTAATCGTCGATCTCGACGACGAACACGACCGCGGCGCGAAGCGTGTCCGGCAGCCCGAATGACTGCATTTGGGAGGACCACTCCGCCTGGCCGATCTGTCGCGTCCCTTCGAGCAGCCCGAGAAAGAAATATTTGCGGCGCAGCGGAAGATCTTCGTCCGACTGTCTCTGAACCTTCTTCGCCTGCTCCATCATCCTCTCGAGCGTCGATTGAATATATAGAAATTCGTTCTTATCGTTTGCGTTAAGCAGGCTTGTCCGCTGACCCGACGATGATTGGATAAGCGTCACGATCTGACGGATGGGCTTGTAATTGCGCCGGGTGACGTAGATGACCCATCCGACGCCGGCCAGAACGACGGCCATGGCGAACACGAACCACACGTTATAGATGTCCAGCATGAATCGGATGATTCCACCATTAATGAGACCGCTTTCAAATTGCCAGCCCGTATACTCCGACTTGAATGAGGCGAATACCTCGCGGGTGGTTGGACGATGGTCCGGCTTCTCGAGCAGATT carries:
- a CDS encoding helix-turn-helix domain-containing protein gives rise to the protein MTKSWFYRMLLSYLPVFFILTTILFILFFGALNEQNRRDAMKANAFLARQALQYVDGSLRDIDYRVTRDILNSKELDRFFTQADKNDVYDNIVAVKAMKDLKLTFPIIHSIYFVRYRDGFVLSDKSSGLVYSYADSPFIHANRGAALSGNWTGVRTFREYASDPGEDVITLARGVPYFSASQTGLFVVNVNLSELRNKIDQMYDTEISFVHIFDLMGNNLLEKPDHRPTTREVFASFKSEYTGWQFESGLINGGIIRFMLDIYNVWFVFAMAVVLAGVGWVIYVTRRNYKPIRQIVTLIQSSSGQRTSLLNANDKNEFLYIQSTLERMMEQAKKVQRQSDEDLPLRRKYFFLGLLEGTRQIGQAEWSSQMQSFGLPDTLRAAVVFVVEIDDYAGFRKTYGGNDEPLLKFVLSTVVQETVDIFDTSAWTEWVSDRRMACVLWLPDNQSEKAKGRILEYYRVWVERELSFTVTVGTGTEVDNPSDLRASFRAALLTLDYKAVLGKNRIIRHEPAMSAQKEMYGHMKAIHALVDRFRICDEGWKEEYSLFFTEIRRSVLPRQDVVSLMRVLIDHLDRAMTSLSKEYQDVWKQKAPADLQYATDQWDTLEEAERLCLDVLDAISSDLMKLRDSKQYRTVIREVRKYIEDHYANPNLSLDHLSEVFHMNGKYLSKLFKDEFGEKFVDFLMRIRIENAKRQLLDTKRTIQEISESVGYPSYISFNRVFKNVAGMSPGEFRKRN